In the genome of Actinomadura graeca, one region contains:
- a CDS encoding acyl-CoA synthetase, with protein MDLLGGTGGPVRVAGRELGRGELFGRASAVAAEIRGAGAAAVHATASLETVVAVVGGLLAGVPVVPLPPDSGPDERAHILADSGAGLLLAARGTGTGAGTGGPPLVPVDDLPPAGPHAEEAVPGDATALILYTSGTTGPPKGVPISRRAIAAGLDALAEAWAWTPGDVLVHGLPLFHVHGLVLGVLGPLRVGSPLVHTGRPKPEAYAAAAHDHAGTLFFGVPTVWSRTVADPSSAEALRGARLLVSGSAPLPVPVFERLAELTGHRPVERYGMTETLITISARADGDRRPGWVGTPLRDVETRLVGDDGGTVPPDGETPGELHVRGPQLFKGYLGRPGDTARSFAPGGWFRTGDIACADADGRHRIVGRASTDLIKSGGYRIGAGEVENALLAHPGVREAAVVGTPHADLGEQVTAYVVADGVGERQLIDFVAGRLSVHKRPRVVHLVGSLPRNAMGKVVKTRLGED; from the coding sequence ATGGACCTGCTCGGGGGGACGGGCGGCCCGGTACGGGTCGCGGGCCGGGAACTCGGCCGCGGCGAGCTGTTCGGCCGGGCGTCGGCGGTGGCGGCGGAGATCCGCGGCGCGGGCGCCGCCGCCGTGCACGCCACGGCGAGCCTGGAGACGGTCGTGGCGGTCGTCGGCGGCCTCCTCGCGGGCGTCCCTGTGGTGCCCCTCCCGCCCGACTCCGGCCCCGACGAGCGCGCCCACATCCTCGCCGACTCGGGCGCCGGCCTCCTGCTGGCCGCGCGCGGCACCGGGACGGGCGCCGGGACCGGCGGCCCGCCGCTCGTCCCGGTGGACGACCTGCCCCCCGCCGGGCCGCACGCGGAGGAGGCCGTGCCCGGCGACGCGACCGCGCTGATCCTCTACACCAGCGGCACGACGGGCCCGCCGAAGGGCGTGCCGATCTCCCGGCGGGCGATCGCGGCCGGGCTGGACGCGCTGGCCGAGGCGTGGGCGTGGACCCCCGGCGACGTCCTCGTCCACGGCCTGCCCCTCTTCCACGTCCACGGCCTCGTCCTCGGCGTGCTCGGGCCGCTGCGCGTGGGATCGCCGCTCGTGCACACCGGGCGGCCGAAGCCCGAGGCGTACGCGGCGGCGGCGCACGACCACGCCGGGACCCTCTTCTTCGGCGTCCCCACCGTGTGGTCGAGGACGGTGGCGGACCCGTCCTCCGCGGAGGCCCTGCGCGGGGCGCGGCTCCTCGTCTCCGGCAGCGCGCCCCTCCCCGTGCCCGTCTTCGAGAGGCTCGCCGAGCTCACCGGGCACCGGCCCGTCGAGCGGTACGGCATGACCGAGACCCTCATCACGATCAGCGCGCGCGCCGACGGCGACCGGCGCCCCGGATGGGTCGGCACCCCGCTCCGCGACGTCGAGACCCGCCTGGTGGGCGACGACGGTGGCACCGTCCCGCCGGACGGGGAGACGCCCGGGGAGCTGCACGTCCGGGGCCCGCAGCTGTTCAAGGGGTACCTCGGCCGGCCCGGGGACACCGCCCGGTCGTTCGCCCCCGGCGGCTGGTTCCGCACCGGCGACATCGCGTGCGCCGACGCGGACGGCCGGCACCGCATCGTCGGCCGCGCCTCCACCGACCTCATCAAGAGCGGCGGCTACCGGATCGGCGCGGGCGAGGTCGAGAACGCGCTGCTCGCGCATCCGGGCGTCCGCGAGGCCGCCGTCGTCGGCACGCCCCACGCCGACCTCGGCGAGCAGGTCACCGCCTACGTGGTCGCCGACGGCGTCGGGGAGCGGCAGCTCATCGACTTCGTCGCCGGGCGGCTGTCGGTGCACAAGCGCCCCCGCGTGGTGCACCTGGTCGGCTCGCTGCCCCGCAACGCCATGGGCAAGGTCGTCAAGACCCGCCTCGGCGAGGACTGA
- a CDS encoding pyridoxal phosphate-dependent aminotransferase produces the protein MDEPLVPRMQEFGETIFAEMSALAVRTGAINLGQGFPDVAGPEAMLEVAVEAIRAGEDQYPPGPGLPELREAVAAQRLGRYGLEYDPASEVFVTVGATEGVAASVLALAGPGDEVVVFEPYYDSYAAVIALAGAVRRPVTLRPAGGRFTFDPDELRAAVGPRTRLILVNSPHNPAGTVFTRAELETIAGLCREHDLTAVTDEVYEYLTFDGAEHIPLATLDGMRERTVSVSSAGKTFSVTGWKTGWVTAPARYVRAVQTVKQFLTFAVSAPYQRAAAYALGNELAWVEELRASLQAKRDRLVSGLEAAGFAAYRPQGTYFVQADIRPLGFDDGMDLARALPGKAGVVAIPTQVFYDHAEAGTHFVRFAFCKKDEVIDEAVARLARLG, from the coding sequence GTGGATGAGCCTCTCGTACCGCGTATGCAGGAGTTCGGCGAGACGATCTTCGCGGAGATGTCGGCGCTCGCCGTGCGGACCGGAGCGATCAACCTCGGCCAGGGGTTCCCCGACGTCGCCGGGCCCGAGGCCATGCTGGAGGTCGCCGTCGAGGCCATCCGGGCGGGCGAGGACCAGTACCCGCCCGGCCCCGGCCTGCCGGAGCTGCGCGAGGCGGTCGCGGCGCAGCGGCTCGGGCGGTACGGGCTGGAGTACGACCCGGCGTCGGAGGTGTTCGTCACCGTGGGCGCCACCGAGGGCGTCGCGGCGTCCGTCCTCGCGCTGGCGGGGCCCGGCGACGAGGTCGTCGTCTTCGAGCCGTACTACGACTCCTACGCCGCCGTGATCGCGCTCGCCGGGGCGGTGCGCCGGCCCGTCACGCTCCGCCCGGCCGGGGGCCGCTTCACCTTCGACCCCGACGAGCTGCGCGCCGCCGTCGGCCCCCGCACCCGGCTGATCCTGGTGAACTCGCCGCACAACCCCGCCGGGACCGTCTTCACGCGCGCGGAGCTGGAGACGATCGCCGGCCTGTGCCGCGAGCACGACCTCACCGCCGTCACCGACGAGGTCTACGAGTACCTCACCTTCGACGGCGCCGAGCACATCCCCCTCGCCACCCTCGACGGGATGCGCGAGCGGACGGTGTCGGTGTCGTCGGCCGGCAAGACGTTCTCGGTCACCGGCTGGAAGACCGGCTGGGTGACCGCCCCGGCCCGGTACGTCCGGGCCGTCCAGACGGTGAAGCAGTTCCTCACCTTCGCCGTCAGCGCCCCCTACCAGCGGGCCGCCGCGTACGCGCTCGGCAACGAGCTCGCCTGGGTGGAGGAGCTGCGCGCGTCGCTCCAGGCCAAACGCGACCGCCTGGTCAGCGGCCTGGAGGCCGCCGGGTTCGCCGCGTACCGCCCGCAGGGCACCTATTTCGTGCAGGCCGACATCCGCCCCCTGGGCTTCGACGACGGCATGGACCTCGCGCGCGCCCTGCCCGGCAAGGCGGGCGTCGTCGCGATCCCGACGCAGGTGTTCTACGACCACGCCGAGGCCGGGACGCACTTCGTCCGGTTCGCCTTCTGCAAGAAGGACGAGGTCATCGACGAGGCCGTCGCCCGGCTGGCCCGCCTCGGCTGA
- a CDS encoding SseB family protein — MSGLTIPEPQFPGDDGAADPRLCEALAGYAAGRVGEHAVLRRLQGARLLVPVVAVLTEEEPAAPGGLRREKSSDMALPTLVGEDGRRGVPGFTCAETMRAWRADARPVAVHARQACRAALDEGAHALVVDVAGPVPFAVDGLRLHLLAEGRPVPPPHEDPDVLAAVEAAFGSEQAVSGVRVTAGTAAELAVRFAVVPGHDERLTVQRVSDRLASLLRGRIVGGVELSVVRR; from the coding sequence GTGTCCGGACTGACCATTCCCGAACCCCAGTTCCCCGGGGACGACGGCGCCGCCGACCCCCGGCTGTGCGAGGCCCTCGCCGGGTACGCCGCGGGACGCGTCGGCGAGCACGCGGTCCTGCGCCGGCTCCAGGGCGCCCGGCTGCTCGTCCCGGTCGTCGCCGTCCTCACCGAGGAGGAGCCGGCCGCGCCCGGCGGCCTGCGCCGGGAGAAGTCGAGCGACATGGCGCTGCCCACCCTCGTCGGCGAGGACGGGCGGCGGGGGGTCCCCGGATTCACCTGCGCCGAGACCATGCGGGCGTGGCGGGCCGACGCCCGCCCGGTCGCGGTGCACGCCCGGCAGGCGTGCCGCGCGGCGCTCGACGAGGGCGCGCACGCCCTGGTCGTGGACGTCGCCGGGCCCGTCCCGTTCGCCGTGGACGGGCTGCGGCTGCACCTGCTCGCCGAGGGCAGGCCCGTCCCTCCGCCGCACGAGGACCCCGACGTCCTCGCCGCCGTCGAGGCCGCGTTCGGCTCCGAGCAGGCGGTCAGCGGCGTCCGCGTCACCGCGGGCACCGCCGCCGAGCTGGCGGTCCGGTTCGCCGTCGTCCCGGGCCACGACGAGCGGCTCACCGTCCAGCGCGTCTCCGACCGGCTCGCCTCGCTGCTGCGCGGCCGGATCGTCGGAGGCGTCGAGCTGAGCGTCGTCCGCCGGTAA
- a CDS encoding prepilin peptidase, producing MDASDAPAPDAPVPDTAAPDTLAPDAAAPDAAAPDVPEALGTRAASVDLPAEPPGESWSVHAAWAVPLRRHPVPVALLCAAVLAALAWRIGPRPELPAFLWLGLAGTLLGIVDATLKRLPEPLTLPSYAAGVLLLGAAASFTADGGGRFGHALYGMAGLGAFFGVQWLLLPEGAYGFGDVTLAGLLGMHLGWLGWNAWILGVAATCVLTLAVALGLLVTRRGGRKTQIPYGSFLLAGTLVAVLLHGP from the coding sequence GTGGACGCCTCCGACGCTCCCGCTCCCGACGCCCCCGTCCCCGACACCGCCGCTCCCGACACCCTCGCCCCCGACGCCGCCGCCCCTGACGCCGCCGCCCCCGACGTCCCCGAGGCCCTCGGCACCCGGGCCGCCTCCGTGGACCTGCCCGCCGAGCCGCCCGGCGAGTCCTGGTCGGTGCACGCGGCCTGGGCCGTGCCGCTCCGCCGGCATCCGGTGCCCGTCGCACTGCTGTGCGCCGCGGTCCTCGCCGCCCTCGCGTGGCGGATCGGCCCCCGTCCCGAGCTGCCCGCCTTCCTGTGGCTCGGCCTCGCCGGAACCCTCCTCGGCATCGTCGACGCCACCCTCAAGCGCCTGCCCGAGCCCCTCACCCTGCCGTCCTACGCCGCCGGTGTGCTGCTGCTCGGCGCCGCCGCGTCGTTCACCGCCGACGGCGGCGGCCGGTTCGGGCACGCGCTGTACGGCATGGCCGGGCTCGGCGCGTTCTTCGGCGTCCAGTGGCTGCTCCTGCCCGAAGGGGCCTACGGGTTCGGCGACGTCACCCTGGCCGGCCTGCTCGGCATGCACCTCGGCTGGCTCGGCTGGAACGCCTGGATCCTCGGCGTCGCCGCCACGTGCGTCCTCACGCTGGCCGTGGCGCTGGGCCTGCTCGTCACCCGCCGCGGCGGCCGCAAGACCCAGATCCCGTACGGCTCGTTCCTGCTCGCCGGCACGCTCGTCGCGGTGCTCCTGCACGGCCCCTGA
- the aroC gene encoding chorismate synthase, which produces MLRWLTAGESHGPALSAIVEGLPAGVRVTSADIAEELRRRRLGYGRGARMKFEQDEVRILGGVRHGVTQGGPVAIEVGNTEWPKWETVMSADPVDADVLAAQARNAPLSQPRPGHADLVGMQKYGFDDARPVLERASARETAARVALGTVAKAFLKQAVGVDVLSHVIALGEVEAPEGALPGPGDLGRVDASPVRCFDPAASEAMVAHIEEIKKAGDTLGGVVEVLAYGLPPGLGSHVHWDRRLDARLAGILMGIQAIKGVELGDGFTTARRPGSRAHDEIDATPAGIRRRTNRAGGVEGGMTTGEVLRVRAAMKPISTVPRRLDTIDVRTGGPAKAINQRSDVTAVPAAGVVAEAMAALVLADAALEKFGGDTAEETARNLRGYVSSLTIK; this is translated from the coding sequence ATGCTGCGCTGGTTGACCGCGGGTGAGTCCCATGGCCCGGCCCTGTCCGCGATCGTGGAGGGCCTGCCGGCCGGTGTGCGCGTGACCTCGGCGGACATCGCCGAGGAGCTGCGCCGCCGGCGGCTCGGGTACGGGCGCGGGGCCCGGATGAAGTTCGAGCAGGACGAGGTGCGGATCCTCGGGGGCGTCCGGCACGGGGTGACGCAGGGCGGGCCGGTCGCGATCGAGGTCGGCAACACCGAGTGGCCCAAGTGGGAGACGGTGATGTCCGCCGACCCCGTGGACGCCGACGTCCTCGCCGCGCAGGCCAGGAACGCCCCCCTGTCGCAGCCCCGGCCCGGCCACGCCGACCTGGTCGGAATGCAGAAGTACGGCTTCGACGACGCCCGGCCCGTCCTGGAGCGGGCGAGCGCGCGGGAGACGGCGGCGCGGGTCGCGCTCGGGACGGTCGCCAAGGCGTTCCTCAAGCAGGCCGTCGGCGTCGACGTCCTCAGCCACGTGATCGCGCTCGGCGAGGTCGAGGCGCCGGAGGGCGCGCTGCCCGGCCCCGGTGACCTCGGACGGGTCGACGCGAGCCCCGTGCGCTGCTTCGACCCCGCCGCGTCCGAGGCGATGGTCGCGCACATCGAGGAGATCAAGAAGGCCGGCGACACGCTCGGCGGGGTCGTGGAGGTCCTGGCGTACGGGCTGCCGCCCGGCCTCGGCAGCCACGTCCACTGGGACCGGCGGCTCGACGCGCGGCTCGCCGGGATCCTCATGGGCATCCAGGCGATCAAGGGCGTGGAGCTCGGCGACGGGTTCACCACCGCCCGGCGCCCCGGGTCGCGGGCGCACGACGAGATCGACGCCACCCCCGCCGGGATCCGCCGCCGCACCAACCGGGCCGGCGGCGTCGAGGGCGGCATGACGACCGGCGAGGTGCTGCGGGTGCGGGCGGCGATGAAGCCGATCTCGACCGTCCCGCGGCGGCTGGACACCATCGACGTCAGGACCGGCGGGCCCGCCAAGGCGATCAACCAGCGCAGCGACGTCACCGCCGTGCCCGCGGCCGGCGTCGTCGCCGAGGCGATGGCGGCGCTGGTGCTCGCCGACGCGGCGCTGGAGAAGTTCGGCGGCGACACCGCCGAGGAGACGGCCCGCAACCTGCGGGGCTACGTGTCCTCGCTGACGATCAAGTGA
- a CDS encoding shikimate kinase: MTRPKAVLIGPPGSGKTTVGAALAERLGVPLRDTDADVEAAAGKPIGDIFVDDGEDRFRELERAAVAAALAGHEGVLALGGGAVLAARTQELLAGHTVVYLRVGLAEAINRVGLASARPLLVLNPRAQMRRLLEERLPIYERLGTLHVDTDGREPAEIVEEIVEEIGT; encoded by the coding sequence ATGACGCGACCGAAGGCCGTCCTCATCGGGCCGCCGGGCTCGGGCAAGACCACGGTCGGCGCCGCGCTCGCCGAGCGGCTCGGCGTCCCGCTGCGCGACACCGACGCCGACGTCGAGGCGGCGGCGGGCAAGCCGATCGGCGACATCTTCGTCGACGACGGCGAGGACCGCTTCCGCGAGCTGGAGCGCGCGGCGGTCGCCGCCGCGCTGGCCGGGCACGAGGGCGTGCTGGCCCTCGGCGGCGGCGCCGTCCTCGCGGCGCGGACCCAGGAGCTGCTCGCCGGGCACACCGTCGTCTACCTGCGGGTCGGGCTGGCGGAGGCGATCAACCGGGTCGGGCTGGCGTCGGCGCGGCCGCTGCTGGTGCTGAACCCGCGCGCGCAGATGCGCAGGCTGCTGGAGGAGCGGCTGCCCATCTACGAGCGGCTCGGCACCCTGCACGTCGACACCGACGGCCGCGAGCCCGCGGAGATCGTCGAGGAGATCGTCGAGGAGATCGGCACATGA
- the aroB gene encoding 3-dehydroquinate synthase, with protein sequence MSGSRIHVGGAGPYDVVVGTGVLGELPAMAGEGARAAAVVHAEGLPEIARPVCRALEKAGLTVHAFPVPDGEAAKEIGVLAGLWSGFAAAGMTRTDVVVGVGGGSTTDLAGFAAASWLRGVRAVLVPTTLLGMVDAAVGGKTGINIPEGKNLVGAFHPPAGVLCDLATLVTMPREDYISGLAEIIKAGFIADPRILELVEADPAGAASPDGPHTRELVERAVQVKADVVSADLKESGLREILNYGHTLAHAIEKAEDYRFRHGHAVAIGMVYAAELARLAGRLPAALVERHRAVLTSVGLPVSYGADWPGLRATMTIDKKARGTTLRFVVLDGLARPGRLEGPAEDLLAAAYREVSR encoded by the coding sequence ATGAGCGGCTCGCGGATCCACGTCGGCGGCGCCGGCCCCTACGACGTGGTCGTCGGGACGGGCGTCCTCGGCGAGCTGCCCGCGATGGCGGGGGAGGGCGCCCGCGCCGCCGCCGTCGTCCACGCCGAGGGCCTCCCGGAGATCGCCCGGCCGGTGTGCCGGGCGCTGGAGAAGGCCGGGCTGACCGTCCACGCCTTCCCCGTCCCCGACGGCGAGGCCGCCAAGGAGATCGGCGTCCTCGCCGGGCTCTGGTCGGGCTTCGCCGCCGCCGGCATGACCCGCACCGACGTGGTCGTCGGCGTGGGCGGCGGCTCCACCACCGACCTCGCCGGGTTCGCCGCCGCGTCCTGGCTGCGGGGGGTGCGGGCGGTGCTCGTCCCGACGACCCTGCTCGGCATGGTGGACGCGGCGGTCGGCGGCAAGACCGGCATCAACATCCCCGAGGGCAAGAACCTCGTCGGCGCGTTCCACCCGCCGGCGGGCGTCCTGTGCGACCTCGCCACGCTGGTCACGATGCCCCGCGAGGACTACATCAGCGGCCTCGCCGAGATCATCAAGGCCGGGTTCATCGCCGACCCGCGGATCCTGGAGCTGGTCGAGGCCGACCCGGCGGGCGCCGCGTCCCCGGACGGCCCGCACACCCGGGAGCTGGTCGAGCGCGCCGTCCAGGTCAAGGCGGACGTGGTGTCGGCCGACCTGAAGGAGAGCGGCCTCCGCGAGATCCTCAACTACGGCCACACCCTCGCCCACGCCATCGAGAAGGCCGAGGACTACCGGTTCCGGCACGGCCACGCCGTCGCCATCGGCATGGTCTACGCCGCCGAGCTCGCCCGCCTCGCCGGGCGGCTCCCCGCGGCGCTCGTCGAGCGGCACCGCGCCGTGCTCACCTCCGTGGGCCTGCCGGTCTCCTACGGCGCCGACTGGCCGGGGCTGCGCGCCACCATGACGATCGACAAGAAGGCGCGCGGCACGACGCTCCGCTTCGTCGTCCTGGACGGCCTCGCCAGACCCGGGCGCCTGGAGGGCCCGGCCGAGGACCTGCTCGCCGCCGCCTACCGGGAGGTCTCCCGATGA
- the aroQ gene encoding type II 3-dehydroquinate dehydratase, which translates to MTRVLVLNGPNLRRLGIREPDVYGSATFEDLEALCRDAGRRLDLHAEVRQTDDEAEMIRWVHEAADERLPMVVNPAAFTHYSYALRDALAQRTAPLIEVHISNPAAREEFRHTSVVAGVATGTIAGFGLSSYVLALQAVADLVAREKSS; encoded by the coding sequence ATGACCCGCGTGCTCGTCCTGAACGGGCCCAACCTGCGCCGCCTCGGGATCCGCGAGCCCGACGTCTACGGCTCGGCCACGTTCGAGGACCTGGAGGCGCTCTGCCGCGACGCGGGGCGGCGCCTGGACCTGCACGCCGAGGTGCGGCAGACCGACGACGAGGCGGAGATGATCCGCTGGGTCCACGAGGCCGCCGACGAGCGGCTGCCCATGGTGGTCAACCCCGCCGCGTTCACCCACTACTCCTACGCCCTGCGGGACGCGCTCGCCCAGCGCACCGCCCCGCTCATCGAGGTGCACATCTCCAACCCGGCGGCGCGGGAGGAGTTCCGGCACACCTCGGTGGTCGCCGGCGTCGCCACCGGCACCATCGCGGGCTTCGGCCTGTCCTCCTACGTCCTCGCCCTCCAGGCGGTGGCCGACCTCGTCGCGCGGGAGAAGTCCTCCTGA
- a CDS encoding enoyl-CoA hydratase-related protein, whose protein sequence is MIDLQRDGDVFVLRFEAGENRFGPEFLDAVEDALDTAEKSGGPRALVTTGTGRFYSNGLDVEWLEGNQDRIEDHLRRVHGLYARLLALPMPTVAAVNGHAFAAGGMLVLAHDFAVMREDRGYFCLPEVDLGMGFTPGMSALIRSRLPAAAAHEAMLTGRRYTAEQARDAGIVQHTAAEDGVLPAAAGLAASMAGKDGAVVGRIRAGMYREALEALRGPVFP, encoded by the coding sequence GTGATCGACCTCCAGCGTGACGGGGACGTGTTCGTGCTGCGGTTCGAGGCGGGCGAGAACCGTTTCGGCCCGGAGTTCCTCGACGCCGTCGAGGACGCCCTCGACACCGCGGAGAAGAGCGGCGGGCCGCGCGCCCTCGTCACGACCGGGACGGGCCGGTTCTACTCCAACGGCCTGGACGTGGAGTGGCTCGAAGGCAACCAGGACAGGATCGAGGACCACCTGCGCCGCGTCCACGGCCTGTACGCGCGGCTTCTGGCCCTGCCGATGCCGACGGTCGCCGCCGTCAACGGGCACGCGTTCGCCGCGGGCGGGATGCTCGTCCTCGCGCACGACTTCGCGGTGATGCGCGAGGACCGCGGGTACTTCTGCCTGCCCGAGGTCGACCTCGGGATGGGCTTCACGCCGGGGATGTCGGCGCTGATCCGGTCGCGGCTGCCCGCGGCCGCCGCGCACGAGGCGATGCTCACCGGCCGCCGCTACACCGCCGAGCAGGCCCGGGACGCGGGGATCGTCCAGCACACCGCGGCCGAGGACGGCGTCCTGCCCGCCGCGGCCGGGCTCGCCGCGTCGATGGCGGGCAAGGACGGCGCGGTCGTCGGGAGGATCCGCGCCGGGATGTACCGGGAGGCGCTGGAGGCGCTGCGCGGGCCGGTGTTCCCCTGA
- a CDS encoding LLM class F420-dependent oxidoreductase, giving the protein MRIGMALKYSDGFTEAVEELADFEKAGLDIVYVAEAYGFDAVSQLGYIAAKTERVEIASGILNIYSRTPAALAQTAAGLDHVSGGRFTLGIGASGPQVVEGFHGVPYTAPLGRTREVIEICRKAWRREVLRYEGRHYTLPLPADRGTGLGRPLKIINRLVRADIPILVAAIGPKNVELTAELADGWEPIFYLPERAADVWGPSLAAGRARRDPSLGDLDVVGQAPLAIGEDVQGLLEFGRPMAALYIGGMGAKGRNFYNDLCRRYGWEKEAEEIQDLYLDGKKDEAAARVPDELLEKMSLIGPEGHVRERLAAMRESGVTTLNVTPIAGDHAGRLALIEKIREMADAL; this is encoded by the coding sequence ATGCGCATCGGTATGGCGCTGAAGTACTCGGACGGCTTCACGGAGGCCGTCGAGGAACTGGCCGACTTCGAGAAGGCCGGACTCGACATCGTCTACGTTGCCGAGGCGTACGGCTTCGACGCGGTGAGCCAGCTCGGCTACATCGCCGCCAAGACCGAGCGGGTGGAGATCGCCTCCGGCATCCTCAACATCTACTCGCGGACGCCCGCCGCGCTGGCGCAGACCGCCGCGGGCCTGGACCACGTCTCCGGCGGGCGGTTCACGCTCGGCATCGGCGCCTCCGGGCCGCAGGTCGTCGAGGGGTTCCACGGCGTCCCCTACACCGCGCCCCTCGGCCGTACCCGGGAGGTCATCGAGATCTGCCGGAAGGCGTGGCGCCGCGAGGTCCTGCGGTACGAGGGCCGCCACTACACGCTGCCGCTGCCGGCGGACCGCGGCACCGGCCTCGGCAGGCCACTGAAGATCATCAATCGCCTGGTGCGGGCCGACATCCCGATCCTGGTCGCCGCGATCGGCCCGAAGAACGTCGAGCTCACCGCGGAGCTCGCCGACGGCTGGGAGCCGATCTTCTACCTGCCCGAGCGGGCCGCGGACGTGTGGGGGCCGTCCCTCGCCGCGGGCCGGGCCCGGCGCGACCCGTCCCTCGGCGACCTGGACGTGGTCGGGCAGGCCCCGCTCGCCATCGGCGAGGACGTCCAGGGGCTCCTGGAATTCGGCCGCCCGATGGCCGCGCTCTACATCGGCGGCATGGGCGCCAAGGGCAGGAACTTCTACAACGACCTGTGCCGCCGCTACGGCTGGGAGAAGGAGGCCGAGGAGATCCAGGACCTCTACCTGGACGGGAAGAAGGACGAGGCCGCCGCCAGGGTCCCTGACGAACTGCTGGAGAAGATGTCCCTCATCGGCCCCGAGGGGCACGTCCGCGAGCGTCTCGCCGCGATGCGCGAGTCCGGCGTCACCACGCTGAACGTCACCCCGATCGCCGGTGACCACGCGGGCCGCCTCGCGCTGATCGAGAAGATCCGGGAGATGGCCGACGCCCTGTGA
- a CDS encoding M24 family metallopeptidase translates to MGESHIGRRRRLAALVAERDADALLVTRLVNVRYLTGLDSSNAALLVPSEGPAVLATDGRYARMAAEVCPGLQVVVDRQAAAALAALAEGTGARRLGFEAHDLTVERHEELKARADVTFTDLGRPVEDLRRVKDDEEIALLREACAITCRAFDDVLPEIRAGVTERAVAIALERRMVDLGAEGPAFASIVASGPNGAIPHHHPGGRELQPGDLVTLDFGALYGGYHADMTRTVAIGEPAQWQREVYDLVREAQRAAVEAAVPGAETKAVDAAARDVITAAGYGEAFTHGLGHGVGLEIHEAPLMGYDRTGRLVDRVPITAEPGVYLAGRGGVRVEDTLVVRADGPELLTTTTRDLLVL, encoded by the coding sequence ATGGGTGAGTCGCACATCGGACGGCGCCGCCGGCTGGCCGCGCTCGTCGCGGAGCGGGACGCGGACGCGCTGCTGGTCACCCGGCTGGTCAACGTCCGCTACCTGACCGGCCTCGACAGCTCCAACGCCGCGCTGCTCGTCCCGTCCGAGGGCCCCGCCGTGCTGGCGACCGACGGGCGCTACGCCCGGATGGCCGCCGAGGTCTGCCCCGGGCTCCAGGTCGTCGTCGACCGGCAGGCCGCCGCCGCGCTGGCCGCCCTCGCCGAGGGCACCGGCGCCAGGCGGCTCGGGTTCGAGGCCCACGACCTCACCGTCGAGCGCCACGAGGAGCTCAAGGCCCGGGCGGACGTGACGTTCACCGACCTCGGCCGTCCCGTGGAGGACCTGCGCCGCGTCAAGGACGACGAGGAGATCGCGCTGCTGCGGGAGGCGTGCGCGATCACCTGCCGCGCGTTCGACGACGTCCTCCCGGAGATCCGCGCCGGCGTGACCGAGCGGGCCGTCGCCATCGCGCTCGAACGGCGGATGGTCGACCTCGGCGCCGAGGGGCCCGCGTTCGCCTCGATCGTCGCCTCCGGCCCGAACGGCGCGATCCCGCACCACCACCCGGGCGGCCGCGAGCTGCAGCCCGGCGACCTCGTGACCCTGGACTTCGGCGCGCTGTACGGCGGCTACCACGCCGACATGACCCGCACCGTCGCGATCGGCGAGCCCGCGCAGTGGCAGCGGGAGGTGTACGACCTGGTCCGCGAGGCGCAGCGCGCCGCGGTCGAGGCCGCCGTCCCGGGCGCCGAGACCAAGGCCGTCGACGCCGCCGCCCGCGACGTCATCACCGCCGCCGGGTACGGCGAGGCGTTCACCCACGGGCTCGGGCACGGCGTCGGCCTGGAGATCCACGAGGCTCCGCTCATGGGGTACGACCGGACCGGTAGGCTGGTGGATCGGGTTCCGATCACGGCGGAGCCGGGGGTCTATCTCGCGGGCCGCGGCGGGGTCCGCGTCGAGGACACGCTGGTGGTCCGCGCGGACGGCCCGGAACTCCTCACCACGACGACCAGGGACCTGCTCGTTCTGTAG
- the efp gene encoding elongation factor P codes for MATTNDLKNGMTLNLDGQLWTVQEFQHVKPGKGGAFVRTKLKNVLSGKVVDKTFNAGTKVDVASVDKREMQYLYREGEDFVFMDTETYDQPHIPAGVVGSAADYLLPEQNAVIAFNEENPLYVELPAAVVLQITETEPGLQGDRSTGGSKPATLETGAQIQVPLFITTGEKVKVDTRSGEYLGRG; via the coding sequence GTGGCGACGACGAACGACCTCAAGAACGGCATGACGCTGAACCTCGACGGCCAGCTGTGGACCGTCCAGGAGTTCCAGCACGTCAAGCCCGGCAAGGGCGGCGCGTTCGTCCGCACCAAGCTCAAGAACGTGCTGTCGGGCAAGGTCGTCGACAAGACCTTCAACGCCGGCACCAAGGTCGACGTGGCCAGCGTCGACAAGCGGGAGATGCAGTACCTCTACCGCGAGGGCGAGGACTTCGTCTTCATGGACACCGAGACCTACGACCAGCCCCACATCCCCGCGGGCGTCGTCGGCAGCGCCGCGGACTACCTGCTCCCCGAGCAGAACGCGGTGATCGCCTTCAACGAGGAGAACCCGCTGTACGTCGAGCTGCCCGCGGCCGTCGTCCTGCAGATCACCGAGACCGAGCCCGGCCTGCAGGGTGACCGCTCCACCGGCGGGAGCAAGCCCGCGACGCTGGAGACGGGCGCGCAGATCCAGGTGCCCCTGTTCATCACCACCGGCGAGAAGGTCAAGGTCGACACCCGCTCCGGCGAGTACCTCGGCCGCGGCTGA